The genomic region ggtggatgaaccatccctggagacaccccagacCAGGTTGggcgaggctctgagcaacccgatctgggtgaagatgtccctgctcatggcatggcttggactagatgagctttgaaggtcccttccaacccaaacatgaactattctatgattctatgtggcaGAGAAGGTGAACTCTGCTTTTGTCTTGTATGGTAGCCACCAAGGTGAAGTGTCCCAGGGTCTCTAGGTCACAAGCAAGTTCCCCTTCAGGTGTAACTGATCTTCATGGGTTTTCTTGGCATATGTGCCCTCCAGAGTTTGTCATAAGCCAGAGGCCCACAAGCTTTGGAGGTACAGATACCAGATCTATTCTCCTCTACCACGGCAACTCTCAGCACATATCATCATTACACAGCAATGATGAAGACTGAACATTGGTCAGACAATCAATACACTCATCTGTACTTGCGGGCAGGTGCAGAAATACATGACTAAGTGATGTATAGGTAACAAACTCACACTTGATTCAGACATAAGTATATTTTAGGTGTTATACAGATAGCatgcaggcatttttttttttagtctggtAGCACTACAACAATACAACAACAGTTACAAAGAAGCTATCATACAGCAAAGATCTGCCATCAGCTTCGAGGATACTGCGTGCTCAGCACACCACATTGCTCCCAGTTACAATTCCGGTCATAAGAAGGACACTCCAAGACCTCCTGGGGTCATAGGAGTCCTCTTTTTGCTCCTCACAGTCCATTGCTCACGAAGGCCCAGAGCACAGTGGCTGTAGTCCCTGCTGCTATCTCATAGCTGGACCTCACGATGCCTGCTGCATTGACATTGCAGAGGTTGGTGTCGCAGCAGGAGACATTTCTGAGGCCTGGACCAAAGTCCTGTAGGTTTTCATCACATTTCAAGTCACAGCCCTTGCTGATGAGGCTGAAGAACCCTTTGATCTCTGGAAGGAAAGCAGGACTATTACTACAAGGACTCAATGGAAGCCAAGCAAAGCCTCATGGAAGTGAATAACGAGATACTATTCTTATCTGAGCTcacttcttggaaaaaaaaaaaaagagtgcttaCTGCATgtgattgtctttttttttttgagatgtcaGTTTGTCAGCAGTATGGGGAAGGGTTTCACTTCCCAAATGTTTGCTTGAGGCAATGTATTCCACAGCACAGTTCTCAGGGATTTTTAGAACAGTGCCAACTACTGAAATTCTAATAATTTGATTAATAATGAAAATAGACATTAACACCTCAACTGGGGAATCTAAGGTACTAACAGATGAGGAGCAATCATGTGGGGTAATATTTGCTCATATCCCACACATCTTTGTTACACAGAGCCTTTCAACACCTGGACCTGGACAGggtgaatgtttttttttccacatttagaATGGGAGAAGTAAATAATGATCTGTTAAAGAGTCTACCCAGAGACACATGGATGTCTGCATTCAGAGCTGGCTGTAGAGGCGCCTAGGTGAAATTCTATCCTTTGCATTGAATTCACCTAAAGTAAGCTCCTTCTAACTTCATGACTAGGTTTCACCAGACTCAACCCCTTACGTTTTAATTCATGTTCCAGATTTTTCAAAACCATAAAATTCACTTTTGCCTTTGTAAGCAAATAATTTTTGATGTTatgaaagagaaataaacataattttttaCTAGTGAGAGACACTGGTAGGTATTTGCTACATCAAGTGCAGCTGCACCCTCCTGAGATTTGTTCCAGGCTCTGGCAGTGTGATGGCCATACTGCTCAGTTGTTATCATGATTTATTGGCCAGACACTGAGGAATTTACGTGGTACACCATGCATGTGCTAGTATGACTTGATAATCACACTCTTGTGGCCAGTGTGGGGAGACTTGGTCATGGTCAGCACCACTACCAAGTGACCAGTTGTCACCAAGGGATAAAGGTTTTTCTCCTGTCATTTCTACTAAACATGGAAGTCATCTGAAAGCTTTTTTATCAACTTTTCTCCCTAGATGTCTTTTCTCTTCCTGCTGCACACCGAGCTTTGCTGGCCCACACTTGCTGAGTAGGTGAGGCTGACTTGGACACCTGAGTCTGAGACCATGCTTGACTCCAACATCACAACTAAGATATTGCCCACTCCCGCTTTGCCTTACTGATCACTTCTGTCTTGCAAAATTTCTCATCCTTGCAGTCCTCTTTCTTCTGACAGTTGGAGCTGCCAATCTGTAACTTGCAGCTGTAACACTGCAAAGAAGAACCTGAAAGACACCAACACAGGTTATAAGAAAAATCCGTCTGAAGCCCTCCATGGAACCCAACTTAGTGCTTGAACTCAAGGGAAGATAGGACCTCtgttattgggaaaaaaaaaaggtgttttttttttctttttgtttgtttgtttgtttgttttcggtGGAGAATAGCACACTTGCTTGAGGTGGGACGGAAGTTTTGCAGGTGCTTAAGTTGTTTCAGATCTAGTCAGTACAGTGAGGGAGCAAAAAGAGCCCAGTTGGAATAGCTGGTCCCCTTGACTGATCTCATTAGTCAATGGAAGTGCTTCCCAAATGTTTCTTCCTCTGCATTTGGGATGCCTAACAGCTCTTATCCAGAACAGTTTTTTTTGGTGATATTTCTATCTCCTGAGCTGGGATGAAGGGATGAAGTCCTCAGGAAGTTTGATATTATTTATCTGCCTCTATAGACATTAGTGTTTTACCAGCTGGGCTGTGAGCCTTAGCTGAGGCATTTCCAGAGCTGGATGAAAGaaggaaagcccagagggaaaagaGAGTAAGGGAGGGATGGAACACGCAATTTGCAAGGTCTCTTCTTGCCTGTTGCCTCAGTATGACCAACTTGTGGCACGCGCTCTCCATCACCCCCTCTTAGAAAGCAAAGCACAAACACAGATTTCACCTCTCTCTGGAAACCAGTTCACCACATTCCCACCCCCTCATGGAGATGCCATTCTATGGGGGACACAGGTGAATGTTGTTGACATCTGCTGTGCTGTTATGGGCATCAAGCAAAGGAAGAATAAGCCTTGCAGCTTACAGGTGACTAACCCTGATGAAAAATAGTCCCCAGAGGAGTGAGAACAGTGTGTAATTACCTGTTGCTTTCACCTGGCTGTGCCCCAGGGCATCACTAGAGCCTTGCAAGTATATATATTCACTTTAACCCCATGACCACCAGGCTTGTATCACAAATCCCTTAAGTCAATACCCTAATGCCTAAAACACTCTTAGGTCACAGAAAAACCCTATTTAGAAACTAGTGTTATTCAGAGCTGAAGGAACTAGTGATTTGAGGCACTTGGTCTCCCTCTGTCCAAGCCATTCTGGTGTGAAATGACTGATGCAGTCATAGAGACAAGGAGTCAAACCCCAGTTTGTCTGCAGTGCTGCACTCTGCTCTCACATTTTTCTGACATTaatgtaacaaaaataaaattttagagCATTCTGATGGAAGCTGGAAGAGGATAAATCTGGCCAGGACTGTACAAGATCCTTCTCAGCCTATTCCATAAGCATCTTCTGCTGATTAAGAAACATTTCTGCTCAGATCTGCTTCTTCTCTTGTCTGGAATAGGGAAaaactagtttaaaaccattttttttttcccagtaaggcTAGAAAAACCTACCAGTGTCCAAATCCTACCCATCCAGTTTATAAAATAAAACACTATGGCATTCTCACTTTTTCTGTCCCATTAAAATTCTTGCAATCTGTGCAGCATCAAAGGCCTCTTTCAAAATGTAGAGTCAGAAAagaagttggaaaaaaaaccttACCTCTACAGAAATGTCGCAGTTTTGATAGCCTGAGAAGAAGAAGAATAATCCTCCCACctcacttaaaaagaaaataaacaacccCACACACATAATTATGTGGTTTGGCTTAAATAACTTTGATTTCAATTAAATTCAGTTTTGTGTAGGATTTATCTTTCCTGGAAGCTGCTCTACCCAACACCAGGATCACTCAGGAGCAGAGTGGGACTATGCACTTTTTCCATGCAATGTCCAGGACACCCCATCAAAAAGCAAATAACTTCCTATGATATCTGCATCAACATTTCTTCCCTCAGTGCCAAACCCCATCATAAGTCTTTTCTCCTAGCTGAAGATCTGCTGGAGGGGATGCAGGACAGATGCTCCATGTTGTCTTACCTGAATCCAAACACAGGATTGCTCCCAACAGGAGGACAAGTAAAGTCTTCATTTTGGAATAGCCTCTCTTGCGCTGAATATGGGTTGTTTCCTCGTAGGATGGTTTATATACCACAGGAAGCAGCAGTTGGGCATGACCAGAAAGTTAACCTGTGAAGGCATCTGAGCAAAGCTGCTCGCTGGACCAGGGGAGGGgttggtttgtggtggtggtATTTGCATTAGGTGCCTCTCCTACCTAGCCACGACTCTCAGAGATACCAGCAGATCCTCTCCATCACTACACACTGCCTTTCCTCTTACCCTTGGGCAAATTGTTCACTCTGgtgtaaaaaaaccacaaattctTTAGAAAAAGGCTGGGCTTATGCATTTCCCCAGAACCAGTTGAGGCTGTGATTCCACCCCGTGAACAAGGCTCTCCACCCCCATTGCTGTGTTGAATGGAGCTATTGTATTTAAATCAAGGACAAAATATTATTGTAATAAACATCTCCAGCTATTTATCTGCATGTGTGAGTGTCTCTGTGAAACTCATGACATGTGATAGCAAGGTATGTGGGCAAATTACAGTGCATTGGCCTCCTCCCGATGTCCAGGTGTTCATTTGCCCTTATTCATATGTAATCTGTAGTCTGGTAAAGGACAATGGCCAATTCAAATATTTTATGTGTGTTGAAACCAAGGGTACGGTTTTGATACTTGAATTCACATCAGCTTGTACTGTAAACATGTTGGGCTTGTCAAATAAACACCATTTCTCATCACAGATGAGGGTGGATTCAGTCGCATTCTGAACGCATTATGTGAATGTTTGCCTTGATGGGTTCATTGGAAACTTCTCCCATCCGTCATGTTCTTTGGTCTCTTGCCAGTACACTCTGGCATAAAAGAAAGAAGTCCTTTCTGCTTAATTCAGTTTGCTGTTGTTTCTCGACTTATTTAAAGATTTTCTTAAATCTCAGGAACTTAGTGCTTTGTAGTGATAGCCTGCAGGGACTCGCTTTTGTGCAGTTTAGTTCTTAGGACACAAGGTGCTTTTTCAAATTGAAAGGAAGGTGTGCTGGCCTGTTGGTGGGTCATTGCTTTGATCAGTGGTTGTGGGAGGAGTGATGGAAGGTCAGCTGGACAAAGTCTGCTGAAGTTAATGGTGTTGCCGTGGTTTACACCAGAGGAGAATCTGGTGTAGGGGAAAGATTTTGTAAATCCTGTTTCCTCTGCAGGGATTTTAAGCACTTCCCCTTGGACTCTTGAACTTCTATTtaaagagaaaacacaaacaaacaaacaaaacccaaaaaacctcaaacaatcCAACACCTTGTTTCTTTGTCTATTGACTTTTGTTTCATCATATTTTTGGAGATGATGTAATTTATAGTCCACTTCTACAGATTagctggataaaaaaaaaaaagtggcaataTATTTTGAGACTCTGGTGTTCCTTCTTCACAGatatttaaatctatttttctttttcaggccaTTATGATTATCCCTGTTGGGTTTAGTTACTTCTGTTAGGGAATAGTAGAGCCAAGGGGAAAGCACAACCTAGTCAGCCCATCAAGTCCACCCAGGCTTCAAATTGAATACTTCTTCCTTCAAACAACTCGTTGATAAGCAAGAGTGGGAGCTCTTTTCATCCTCAGCAGCCTAGCTTGCTGCCAGTCAAATTCTCCTAGtcctattatttctttttattctttttctaacATCATCAGGGCTGCCAGCAAAGACCAGGACTCATGGTGCTGTGAAAGTGGTGTACACAGCTAAGAATCTGGCCATGCCCCAGTCCTGCTTGGCTGCAACCCAAAGCTGTGTGAGAACCCAGTAATTCCTGTATTCTTACATCAATTGCTGCTTCCCACTGTATTTTCGAACGTCTGCATGTAGTTCCTTCTCGACTCCTGAAGATGGCAAACATTCCCCATTATATTCGTTACACATACATTAACATGCAGTTGTCCATAGGATTGTGTCTGCATGGTAATCTTCATTTTCCTGATGTTATAAAATCCCCAGTTcatctaactgcatgaaaaaaagaCCATCTACTTCCTCCAGGAATCTCAGGATGTCTACAAAtcacttggaattttttttttaaatgctattttacGTTGTCACTACAGATTCCTGATGGATACAGATCTGGAGATCACTTTgagaagggagggaaagaggaCTTGATTATTTGCTCTGTCCTGGTGTCAGG from Patagioenas fasciata isolate bPatFas1 chromosome 2, bPatFas1.hap1, whole genome shotgun sequence harbors:
- the PSCA gene encoding prostate stem cell antigen → MKTLLVLLLGAILCLDSGSSLQCYSCKLQIGSSNCQKKEDCKDEKFCKTEVIKIKGFFSLISKGCDLKCDENLQDFGPGLRNVSCCDTNLCNVNAAGIVRSSYEIAAGTTATVLWAFVSNGL